A stretch of Spirosoma oryzicola DNA encodes these proteins:
- a CDS encoding endonuclease/exonuclease/phosphatase family protein has product MISIPVAWLLNGICIILWLTWRPWRSWLSGLVLIIGVLLFGQRTFVWNSPGVLTNNYIPLKVFSYNVQSFGLDTEWERIGRSPRVRRIIDYTVRYDAPVKCFQEFFSSTTTPDYDAVRRLREAGYSYSAFLHPEMTNVPNGSVGVAIFSIYPIIHSGREIFSRGNGLVWANIKVGNDTVRVINVHLQSMGIRVGKVLRQEKLTGVKHETHGVLSALRYGFIERRKQVQQVERHIRESEFPVIVTGDHNDTPYSVVYERMRRILPNSYEDAGRGFGFSYNKLPGFIRIDHQFHDPQISLLNFETINYVSYSDHYPIAGTYLINKATK; this is encoded by the coding sequence ATGATTTCAATACCTGTAGCCTGGCTTCTCAACGGTATATGCATTATACTTTGGCTTACCTGGCGTCCCTGGCGGAGTTGGCTATCGGGTTTGGTGCTTATTATCGGGGTGTTGTTATTTGGCCAGCGAACCTTTGTCTGGAATTCGCCGGGAGTGTTGACCAACAACTATATCCCGCTAAAAGTATTTAGTTATAATGTCCAGTCGTTTGGACTGGATACTGAATGGGAGCGGATCGGCAGATCGCCTAGGGTACGACGAATAATTGATTACACCGTGAGGTATGATGCTCCGGTTAAGTGTTTTCAGGAGTTTTTTTCGTCAACAACAACACCCGACTACGACGCCGTTCGGAGATTACGCGAAGCTGGTTATAGCTATTCTGCTTTTCTGCATCCCGAGATGACCAACGTTCCCAACGGATCGGTTGGCGTAGCTATTTTTTCTATTTACCCAATCATTCACTCGGGACGGGAAATATTCAGCAGAGGGAACGGCTTGGTCTGGGCCAATATAAAAGTGGGGAATGATACCGTACGCGTCATCAACGTTCACCTGCAATCAATGGGCATCCGGGTTGGGAAAGTGCTTCGTCAGGAAAAACTGACCGGTGTCAAACACGAAACGCACGGTGTTCTCAGTGCCCTCCGCTATGGTTTCATCGAGCGACGTAAACAGGTGCAACAGGTTGAACGACACATCCGGGAAAGCGAATTTCCGGTGATCGTCACGGGCGATCATAACGACACTCCTTACAGTGTCGTCTATGAGCGCATGCGTCGCATACTTCCGAATAGTTACGAAGATGCCGGTCGTGGTTTTGGCTTCAGTTATAATAAACTACCAGGCTTTATCCGCATCGACCACCAGTTCCACGACCCACAGATTTCTTTGCTAAACTTTGAAACAATTAACTACGTCAGCTATTCAGATCATTATCCAATCGCAGGTACGTATTTAATCAACAAAGCGACGAAGTAA
- a CDS encoding molybdenum cofactor biosynthesis protein MoaE yields the protein MISLTSDPIDVASALTYLQSDQAGALDLFLGVVRDNTQERPVDRLEYEAYDRMAISEMQKIADEAHRRWPILRYTIIHRKGVLAIGETAIFIGVATAHRADAFDACRFMIDTIKQTVPIWKKEVFTDGEVWVNAHP from the coding sequence ATGATTTCTCTAACTAGCGATCCCATTGATGTTGCTTCGGCTCTTACGTATCTGCAATCCGATCAGGCGGGAGCACTTGACTTATTTCTAGGCGTTGTCCGTGACAACACACAGGAACGCCCGGTCGACCGGCTGGAATACGAAGCTTATGATCGTATGGCGATCAGCGAAATGCAGAAAATCGCGGATGAAGCGCATCGTCGCTGGCCTATCCTGCGCTATACAATCATTCATCGAAAAGGCGTATTAGCCATTGGCGAAACAGCTATCTTCATCGGGGTCGCAACTGCGCACCGTGCGGATGCTTTCGACGCATGTCGGTTCATGATCGACACGATCAAACAAACCGTGCCGATTTGGAAAAAAGAGGTTTTTACGGATGGTGAAGTCTGGGTCAACGCGCACCCCTAA